One part of the Prunus persica cultivar Lovell chromosome G5, Prunus_persica_NCBIv2, whole genome shotgun sequence genome encodes these proteins:
- the LOC18777610 gene encoding U-box domain-containing protein 19, which translates to MSLLPHQFYVQNQSSSVLSHTIASMAQKFDGCDRRILTFPAVRPCESISLATLLSSLIPLSRNICNFQSKHFATQRRNSREIIRQVSILLMFFEEIRDCNSVLSHSVILCLSELHLSFQKILFLLEDCTRDGARIWMLTKCEFLASHVRMIIRALATALDVLPLSLIDVDFEIKELVELVLRQSRKAEFEPDPDDKLASKRLLAILSQFEKGIEPDLNGVKRVLDYLQIKSWSECNMEIKFLEEEIAFSESSNCDETEVPFLSSLVGFMSYSRGVIFEALDDQNSANRVDARCSTETHFSCLNPEDFRCPISLELMLDPVTVSTGQTYDRSSIQKWLKAGNKLCPKTGERLTSTELVPNSILRKVIKKFYANNGISLSKSERQSRDISRTAAPGSPAAAEAMKFLSRFLSSRLAFGTNQQKNKAAYEIRLLAKSNIFNRSCLIKAGSVPPLLKLLCSTDASTQENAIAALLKLSKYASGKKLIMARGGLPSVLAVLEHGLSLEARQSAAATIFYLSSVKEYRKVIGETAEAIPALVELIKEGTTCGKKNAVVAIFGLLLLPENHQKVLEAGTVPLLVERLASSENTEQLINDTLAVLAMLAENVEGALAILHTTALHLITAILQTSSSQTAKEYCASTLLSLCINGGVEVVAVLAKDSSLMPRLFSLLTDGTAHASKKARSLIKIMHNFHETSSLRWMSSAAPRAQCIQER; encoded by the coding sequence ATGAGTCTTCTTCCACACCAATTCTATGTACAAAATCAGAGCTCCTCTGTTCTCTCCCACACTATTGCTTCAATGGCTCAGAAATTCGATGGCTGCGACCGCCGGATTCTGACGTTCCCGGCTGTACGCCCTTGTGAGTCCATCTCTCTGGCGACCCTTCTCAGCTCTCTGATCCCTCTCTCCCGCAACATATGCAATTTCCAATCCAAACACTTTGCAACGCAACGGAGAAATAGCCGAGAAATAATCCGCCAAGTTAGTATTCTTCTCATGTTCTTTGAGGAAATTCGTGACTGCAATTCTGTTCTTTCACATTCTGTGATCCTCTGCCTGTCCGAGCTTCACCTGAGCTTTCAAaaaattctgtttttattgGAAGATTGCACGAGGGATGGCGCTCGGATTTGGATGCTGACAAAATGCGAGTTTCTTGCAAGTCATGTCCGGATGATAATTCGAGCTTTGGCCACCGCCCTTGATGTTTTGCCATTGAGTTTGATCGATGTGGATTTTGAAATCAAGGAGCTGGTTGAATTAGTGTTGAGGCAATCAAGGAAGGCAGAATTTGAGCCTGACCCAGATGACAAATTGGCTTCGAAAAGATTGCTTGCGATATTGAGTCAATTCGAAAAGGGAATTGAACCGGATTTGAATGGCGTAAAGAGGGTTCTTGATTACCTTCAAATCAAAAGCTGGAGTGAATGTAACATGGAGATTAAATtcttagaagaagaaattgcttTTTCCGAGAGTTCGAATTGCGACGAAACAGAGGTTCCTTTTCTCAGTAGCTTGGTGGGGTTCATGAGCTACAGCAGGGGAGTGATTTTCGAAGCACTGGATGATCAAAACTCCGCGAATCGAGTCGATGCTAGGTGCAGCACGGAGACGCACTTTAGTTGCTTAAACCCTGAAGATTTTAGGTGCCCAATTTCTCTTGAGCTGATGCTTGATCCGGTGACTGTATCTACAGGTCAGACTTACGATCGGTCTTCGATTCAGAAATGGCTCAAAGCTGGAAACAAGCTCTGTCCCAAAACAGGAGAGAGGCTCACAAGCACAGAGTTGGTACCTAATTCGATTCTGCGAAAGGTAATCAAAAAGTTTTATGCCAACAATGGCATTTCTCTTAGCAAGTCAGAAAGACAAAGCCGCGACATAAGTCGAACCGCTGCGCCTGGCAGCCCGGCAGCTGCTGAAGCTATGAAGTTCCTTTCAAGATTTCTCAGCAGCAGGCTTGCTTTCGGTACAAATCAACAGAAAAACAAGGCTGCTTATGAGATTCGATTGCTCGCGAAATCGAACATTTTCAATAGGTCTTGTTTGATCAAGGCTGGCTCTGTCCCTCCTCTCCTGAAACTATTGTGTTCCACTGATGCATCCACACAAGAGAACGCAATTGCAGCCTTGTTGAAGCTCTCAAAATATGCAAGCGGCAAGAAATTGATAATGGCACGTGGAGGACTGCCATCAGTTCTTGCTGTTCTTGAACATGGATTGAGTTTAGAAGCCAGGCAAAGTGCAGCTGCAACAATATTCTACCTCTCCTCAGTGAAGGAGTATCGAAAAGTGATCGGGGAAACAGCTGAGGCCATCCCCGCTCTTGTGGAGCTGATCAAGGAAGGGACAACTTGTGGGAAGAAGAATGCTGTGGTTGCGATTTTCGGGCTGCTCCTCTTGCCCGAAAATCACCAAAAGGTGCTTGAAGCAGGTACTGTTCCACTGCTCGTTGAGAGATTGGCTTCATCAGAAAATACTGAACAACTTATCAATGACACACTGGCAGTTCTTGCAATGCTGGCTGAGAATGTTGAAGGAGCACTTGCAATCCTGCACACCACGGCATTGCATCTGATCACCGCCATTCTTCAAACTTCATCATCCCAAACCGCGAAAGAGTACTGCGCTTCAACATTGCTGTCGTTGTGCATCAATGGTGGGGTGGAGGTTGTTGCTGTTTTGGCAAAGGACTCATCTCTGATGCCTAGACTCTTTTCGCTCCTGACGGATGGAACCGCTCATGCGAGCAAGAAAGCGCGATCGCTCATCAAAATTATGCATAACTTCCATGAAACTAGCTCTTTGAGATGGATGAGTTCTGCAGCTCCAAGAGCACAATGCATTCAGGAACGGtga